One segment of Panicum virgatum strain AP13 chromosome 3K, P.virgatum_v5, whole genome shotgun sequence DNA contains the following:
- the LOC120699292 gene encoding glutathione S-transferase T2-like, which translates to MTDAPPPYPYPPYPYPPYPYPPPPTFTTSAPHGHAGGAASAGSENEGGGTTAPCRPAIPKKRNEWTPADEEKLVNAWLMHSVDCVDGNSKSGPTFWGQISDTYNATTDPLRHPTAKQLKDHWSMYNARVSLFNAIYNQEVSKRQSGADDDMVMDEAKARYARRAGHEFKLFHWWEAVRHQPKWSVKYGGGPNIDVSKRSRLGASGEYSSGSRETDEEVNRPPGRDRSKAAARKGKGKVGSSSHTSTDSADMGEKLEDLCKITHEYAQAKLWKQWNILSSRSTDGMTDAQKKVHDRALKRLQQQLHLDDDDE; encoded by the exons ATGACCGATGCTCCTCCGCCATATCCCTACCCTCCATATCCGTACCCTCCATACCCCTACCCTCCGCCTCCCACATTCACGACATCTGCTCCTCACGGTCATGCTGGAGGTGCTGCCTCCGCTGGCTCGGAGAATGAAGGCGGGGGTACGACCGCACCATGTCGTCCAGCCATTCCCAAAAAGAGGAATGAGTGGACGCCCGCAGACGAGGAGAAACTG GTTAATGCTTGGTTGATGCACTCGGTCGATTGCGTGGACGGAAACAGCAAGAGCGGCCCAACCTTTTGGGGCCAAATAAGCGACACCTACAACGCCACCACCGACCCACTCCGACACCCCACCGCCAAGCAACTGAAGGATCATTGGTCCATGTACAATGCACGGGTCTCCTTGTTCAATGCAATATACAACCAAGAAGTGTCGAAGCGGCAAAGTGGAGCCGACGACGACATGGTGATGGACGAAGCCAAAGCAAGGTATGCACGAAGGGCTGGCCATGAGTTTAAGCTTTTTCATTGGTGGGAAGCTGTCCGTCACCAGCCGAAATGGTCAGTGAAGTATGGTGGTGGGCCGAATATAGACGTGTCGAAGAGATCACGTCTCGGAGCTTCCGGTGAGTATAGCTCCGGCTCTCGGGAGACCGACGAGGAGGTGAACCGTCCCCCGGGTCGTGATAGATCGAAGGCGGCTGCGCGGAAGGGTAAGGGGAAGGTAGGCTCAAGCAGCCATACTTCTACTGATTCCGCAGACATGGGCGAAAAGTTGGAAGATCTTTGCAAGATCACCCACGAGTACGCTCAAGCAAAACTGTGGAAGCAGTGGAACATACTCAGTTCACGCTCGACGGACGGTATGACGGATGCTCAGAAGAAGGTTCATGACCGAGCGTTAAAACGTCTGCAACAACAGCTTcacctcgacgacgacgacgagtag